From Aspergillus fumigatus Af293 chromosome 5, whole genome shotgun sequence, a single genomic window includes:
- a CDS encoding GATA-like domain-containing protein — MSTMDGLPEGLLSTTKTLPSSFDDSMPVHVQYVTLLWKAYSVKPSALEGIIGHRLANFFWRIWSNECLRISLPGATVAKLFMRISESTASKVSEVPSNTNPSLRKNKSEGKLPERLNNHAAYRKPLQSILKKPNAVPKETPKTTRWLITVDNDDDSTGEAVNSATPAAITSATDASTSRHSHRKTQFVAGKTVRSWKRRPVILRRKFSQSTSGVKSTQTQSPQYGVPTERTDKTEEYVEPEIHLPEREVTRSPSPEPKEAIPIPKHIEKLMPAEQPELPPIFLANLKLLLKLRPRTATYKTAPLTMGFRSQIPNKFRDIRYLYIEYYKPRPRAIVHAEFRAVFLKRMWEEQLFLASFFEKMKQQQQQHESFGSEGTSLSTTFESSTFSNSNGNASTAPTSVDVSTTSEHNANGAESNGSFLISAGEIPRSFFHHTPSPLNRLESLLGIEIEERRRNGTLVYEEIDPEEENLGPVKLPRCYYDTLSEWDYHD, encoded by the exons ATGTCCACTATGGATGGACTTCCTGAGGGCTTGCTTTCGACTACAAAGACTCTCCCGTCCTCATTTGATGATTCGATGCCAGTGCATGTTCAATACGTTACACTTTTATGGAAAG CCTACAGTGTCAAGCCCTCAGCGCTTGAAGGCATCATTGGACACCGATTGGCGAACTTCTtttggaggatctggagcAATGAATGCCTTCGCATCTCTCTTCCTGGCGCGACTGTGGCCAAGTTGTTTATGCGCATCTCTGAGTCTACCGCTTCAAAAGTGAGCGAG GTTCCATCGAACACAAATCCATCtctgaggaagaacaagagcgAGGGGAAGTTACCAGAGCGTCTCAACAACCACGCAGCTTATAGAAAGCCTCTGCAGTCCATTTTGAAGAAACCCAATGCCGTTCCGAAAGAAACACCTAAAACGACCCGTTGGCTCATAACAgttgacaatgatgatgacagtACTGGGGAAGCAGTAAACTCCGCAACTCCAGCAGCTATCACCTCCGCGACAGATGCATCTACTTCTCGCCATAGTCACAGGAAGACTCAATTTGTCGCCGGTAAGACGGTAAGGAGCTGGAAGCGTCGGCCTGTCATCCTCCGTCGCAAGTTTTCTCAGTCGACGTCTGGTGTCAAGTCCACTCAGACTCAAAGCCCGCAGTATGGAGTGCCCACAGAGAGAACAGACAAGACAGAGGAATATGTCGAGCCCGAGATACACTTGCCGGAGCGAGAAGTTACTCGCAGCCCATCTCCGGAACCGAAAG AAGCTATACCAATCCCAAAACACATTGAAAAACTCATGCCAGCAGAACAGCCTGAGCTGCCACCGATTTTTCTGGCCAACCTAAAActcctcctcaagctcaggCCGCGAACAGCGACCTACAAAACCGCACCTCTCACCATGGGCTTCCGGTCACAGATTCCCAACAAGTTCCGCGACATTCGCTACCTGTATATTGAATACTACAAGCCACGGCCCCGAGCCATCGTTCATGCAGAGTTCCGAGCTGTCTTCCTGAAGAGAATGTGGGAGGAACAGCTCTTTttggcctccttcttcgagaaaatgaaacagcagcagcagcagcacgaATCCTTCGGTAGCGAGGGAACCAGCCTTAGTACGACATTTGAGTCGTCAACCTTTAGCAACTCAAACGGCAATGCTTCAACAGCGCCCACATCCGTCGACGTGTCGACGACAAGCGAGCACAACGCCAACGGGGCAGAGTCCAATGGCAGCTTCCTTATCAGCGCGggagaaatacctagatctttctttcatcataCGCCCTCGCCGCTAAACCGGCTGGAGAGCCTGCTTGGTATCGAGATTGAAGAGCGCCGTAGGAATGGGACGCTCGTATACGAAGAGATTGAtcctgaggaagagaacttGGGACCCGTGAAGTTGCCCCGGTGTTATTATGACACGCTCAGTGAATGGGACTATCACGACTAA
- a CDS encoding SRR1 family protein: MRITSQCILPETTRHHRYTKMPHTRRPRKSDSRIQQQKRLQVTDAEGWTHVTTNKNVRRALRPNQSADGGQSTTPLLMPAEAPSQLTLGDLHTQFNGYRERWEGSETWRVMADTLRRRFEGTSSISDPVPHATELENIVCIGLGSPSGFLRGGWVDRRSVSLYQLAALVGVMELINKYCPSITAYAQDPVFNQLDRLLLNSLGITVLEHPEGFAKVSSRSFLYCPGAERTHLEQLFAADPPLLFGGPLEGVESEVVDRYLGTRESVRVPTFEINEHAFWNMRLYLLKKE; encoded by the exons ATGCGCATCACATCACAGTGTATACTCCCAGAGACGACCCGACACCACAGATATACCAAGATGCCGCATACACGACGCCCTAGAAAATCTGATTCCAGAATCCAGCAGCAGAAACGCCTGCAAGTCACCGACGCGGAGGGCTGGACGCATGTTACCACCAACAAAAACGTGCGACGGGCACTGCGCCCAAACCAGAGCGCTGACGGAGGCCAATCGACAACCCCATTGCTGATGCCAGCTGAAGCTCCCTCTCAATTGACTCTGGGCGACCTCCACACTCAGTTCAATGGGTACCGCGAGAGATGGGAGGGATCGGAGACATGGCGCGTGATGGCGGACACACTCCGGAGGAGGTTTGAAGGGACCAGTTCGATCTCCGATCCAGTTCCCCACGCGACTGAGCTAGAGAACATCGTCTGTATTGGTCTTGGAAGCCCAAGTGGGTTTCTGCGAGGAGGTTGGGTAGATCGCCGCAGTGTGTCGCTGTATCAGCTCGCTGCATTGGTGGGCGTGATGGAATTGATAA ATAAATACTGTCCCTCGATCACCGCCTATGCCCAAGATCCCGTCTTCAACCAGCTCGACCGGCTGCTCCTCAACTCTCTCGGGATCACCGTCCTCGAACACCCCGAGGGGTTCGCAAAGGTATCCAGTCGATCATTTCTGTACTGTCCCGGTGCGGAGCGGACGCATCTTGAGCAGTTGTTTGCTGCCGATCCGCCGTTGCTCTTCGGCGGTCCCCTAGAGGGGGTCGAGTCCGAGGTTGTGGATCGGTATCTCGGCACCAGGGAGTCAGTGCGAGTTCCTACGTTTGAAATCAATGAGCATGCGTTTTGGAATATGCGCTTGTACCTTTTGAAGAAGGAGTGA
- the bgt3 gene encoding uncharacterized protein → MSGPNRTYSFGEGDDSLAHPSSRTHAMHSQYDDVSPISDGARMNPMNGQGMDHGLASVLEDGRQGWGRSPEPSPSLLTGSSATPGMDNLGPGAVGGGISERGLSTTGSDNPYVPEPPEHRYSYGSNIALGAAAAPAGQLTPGQSVSHLSSTNPSQRNLYDIPYQDVGGLNAGPYQRHSAYSSNDLPVDINPDEIVDDGDDGFVPAPNSGSGARKSQAIPAAAGGAAAGGVLGNLGGLFGGKSAADTSYGPVPGAGLEAGEKGRWVKPKPGGGNKKRGWIVGAILAFIIIGAIVGGAVGGTIGHRGNEEPSSASSASSSSTQTATEDTSVNGDLDKNSAEIKALMNNKNLHKVFPGIDYTPWGVQYPLCLKYPPSQNNVTRDMAVLTQLTNNVRLYGTDCNQTEMVLHAIDKLEIKDMKIWLGVWIDSNETTSRRQIDQLYKIIDDAKDISIFNGAIVGNEALYRAGSDKTSAQTTLINYMQEVKDHFKKKNIDLPVATSDLGDNWDATLVQAADVVMANVHPFFGGIPVDQAAAWTWRFWQDHNVALTKGTNKKQIISEVGWPSGGGNDCGQGANCPNDTAGAVAGVDELNKFMEDWVCQALDNGTDYFWFEAFDEPWKIVYNTGKENWEDKWGLMDSARNLKPGLKIPDCGGKTAT, encoded by the exons ATGTCTGGTCCCAACCGGACTTACAGTTTCGGCGAGGGCGACGATAGTTTAGCAcatccatcttccagaactcATGCCATGCACTCGCAGTACGACGATGTTTCCCCGATCTCCGACGGAGCCCGTATGAATCCGATGAATGGTCAGGGAATGGACCACGGCCTTGCCTCGGTGCTGGAGGACGGCCGTCAGGGATGGGGTCGAAGTCCAGAACCGTCACCCTCGTTACTTACGGGTTCTTCAGCGACCCCGGGGATGGATAATCTGGGCCCAGGCGCCGTGGGAGGCGGCATTAGCG AGCGAGGGTTAAGCACCACGGGCTCCGATAACCCATACGTCCCTGAGCCGCCGGAGCATCGATATTCGTACGGTTCCAATATCGCTTTGGGGGCAGCCGCTGCCCCCGCTGGACAGTTGACCCCGGGTCAATCCGTTTCGCATCTTAGCTCGACGAATCCATCGCAACGCAACCTCTATGATATCCCATATCAGGATGTAGGGGGTCTGAACGCCGGTCCCTACCAACGGCATTCGGCTTATAGCTCGAACGATCTGCCTGTTGATATCAATCCAGATGAGATcgtcgatgatggtgatgacgGTTTTGTGCCGGCGCCGAACTCAGGATCTGGTGCTCGCAAGTCTCAGGCCATTCCTGCGGCGGCGGGAGGTGCCGCAGCGGGTGGGGTTTTGGGAAATCTGGGAGGGCTTTTCGGGGGCAAGAGTGCTGCCGATACATCGTACGGACCGGTCCCAGGAGCTGGTCTcgaggctggagagaaggGTCGCTGGGTGAAACCGAAGCCAGGAGGGGGTAACAAGAAGCGCGGATGGATTGTGGGGGCGATCCtggctttcatcatcattgggGCCATCGTGGGAGGTGCGGTCGGTGGTACAATAGGCCACAGAGGCAACGAGGAGCcttcctcggcttcctcggcttcgtcctcttccacacAAACAGCCACCGAAGACACAAGCGTGAATGGGGATCTGGATAAGAATTCTGCCGAGATCAAGGCCCTGATGAACAACAAGAATTTGCACAAAGTCTTCCCCGGTATTGATTACACCCCGTGGGGTGTCCAATACCCTCTGTGTCTCAAGTATCCTCCATCTCAGAACAATGTGACACGGGATATGGCCGTGCTCACGCAACTAACAAACAACGTGCGCCTCTACGGTACGGACTGCAACCAGACGGAAATGGTCCTTCACGCGatcgacaagctcgagatAAAGGATATGAAAATCTGGCTAGGCGTGTGGATCGACAGTAACGAAACGACGTCCCGACGGCAAATAGACCAATTGTACAAGATTATCGACGACGCCAAGGATATTTCCATCTTTAATGGGGCCATTGTTGGTAATGAAGCCCTCTATCGAGCAGGCAGTGACAAGACCTCCGCGCAAACAACCCTCATCAACTACATGCAGGAAGTGAAGGACCACTTTAAAAAGAAGAACATTGATCTGCCGGTCGCAACATCAGATTTAGGTGACAACTGGGACGCAACCTTGGTTCAAGCGGCAGACGTTGTCATGGCGAACGTGCACCCATTCTTCGGAGGCATTCCGGTTGATCAAGCTGCGGCTTGGACGTGGCGATTCTGGCAGGATCACAATGTCGCCTTGACCAAGGGCACCAACAAGAAGCAGATTATATCTGAAGTCGGCTGGCCCAGCGGCGGAGGAAATGATTGCGGGCAGGGTGCTAACTGCCCGAACGACACAGCGGGTGCAGTGGCTGGCGTCGACGAGCTGAACAAGTTCATGGAGGACTGGGTCTGTCAAGCCCTAGATAATGGCACGGATTATTTCTG GTTCGAGGCATTCGACGAGCCATGGAAAATCGTGTACAATACTGGGAAGGAGAATTGGGAAGACAAATGGGGTCTCATGGACTCGGCTCGTAACCTCAAGCCTGGCCTCAAGATACCTGACTGTGGCGGCAAAACGGCCACTTGA
- a CDS encoding copper acquisition factor BIM1-like domain-containing protein: MVLPSSVSQWAALIALLCAGLANAHTVITYPGYRGNNLHTNGTVEQSNGLGQAEVNGSVIFPYGMEWMYPCGGMPTTTNRTKWPVGGGAIAIQPGWFQGHQTALIYINLGLGTIPPNMSHPMVPPFQITGPTNDPYPGTICLPQVPLPANTSVKPGDHATIQVIETAKHGAALYNVRSPLFARWLNLTMMQCVDIEFAEPSEVEEVTRDNCFNSSIISFGEVFTTTSLTSAAAPKSSLMSVLPVYMVALLSWAMM; encoded by the exons ATGGTGCTTCCATCTTCGGTATCACAATGGGCGGCGCTCATCGCACTGCTGTGCGCTGGACTGGCCAATGCCCACACTGTCATCACATACCCCGGCTACAGAGGAAACAACCTCCACACCAACGGCACTGTCGAACAATCAAACGGTTTGGGGCAAGCTGAAGTTAATGGCTCGGTCATCTTCCCCTACGGCATGGAGTGGATGTATCCTT GCGGAGGTATGCCGACAACCACTAATCGAACGAAATGGCCGGTCGGAGGCGGCGCTATTGCCATCCAACCTGGCTGGTTCCAGGGTCATCAAACCGCCCTCATCTACATCAACCTGGGCCTGGGCACAATCCCTCCGAACATGAGCCATCCGATGGTCCCTCCCTTCCAGATTACAGGTCCGACCAATGACCCTTATCCTGGTACTATCTGCCTGCCACAAGTCCCACTGCCGGCAAACACGAGTGTGAAGCCAGGAGATCACGCTACTATCCAGGTTATCGAGACTGCCAAGCACGGTGCAGCTTTGTACAATGTACGTTCCCCGCTCTTTGCCAGATGGCTGAATCTGACCATGATGCAGTGCGTGGACATTGAATTCGCCGAGCCGTCGGAGGTAGAGGAAGTGACGCGTGACAACTGCTTCAACTCGAGCATCATCAGCTTTGGTGAGGTCTTCACAACAACGTCGCTCACATCAGCAGCGGCTCCCAAGTCGTCGCTGATGAGCGTGCTGCCTGTTTACATGGTAGCATTGCTCAGTTGGGCGATGATGTAA
- a CDS encoding MARVEL domain-containing protein has protein sequence MWFLVLKLLRIGVKEAKKHKAKKNAANTSTIDPENISLDRNTNMPFPADSTPARNPLITLLETILRFIQFVFGLTVIGLYGRDLHDGDKAAAPAKWVYAVVTAFLAVMTATVYLILPFVMKGRTPVARRARVQLPLFIWESVLCILWLTLFGIFGKMYIGNYSEGDMVTRMRHAVWVDLVNLGLWIVTMGWVGLRWWRGVKGGQEGGEREMEDVEKAGP, from the coding sequence ATGTGGttcctcgtcctcaagctcctccgcaTCGGCGTCAAAGAAGCCAAAAAGcacaaggccaagaagaacGCGGCCAACACCAGCACAATCGACCCCGAAAACATCAGCCTCGACCGCAACACCAACATGCCTTTCCCCGCCGACTCCACCCCAGCCCGGAACCCCCTCATCACTCTTCTCGAGACCATCCTCCGCTTCATCCAATTCGTCTTCGGCCTCACAGTCATAGGCCTGTACGGGCGGGATCTCCACGACGGAGACAAAGCCGCCGCCCCAGCGAAATGGGTGTACGCGGTCGTCACGGCGTTTCTTGCTGTCATGACAGCAACCGTCTACCTCATCTTGCCGTTTGTGATGAAAGGGCGGACGCCGGTGGCGCGGCGGGCAAGAGTGCAGCTTCCGCTCTTCATCTGGGAGAGTGTGCTTTGTATTCTTTGGTTGACGCTGTTTGGCATCTTTGGGAAGATGTATATTGGGAATTATAGTGAGGGGGATATGGTGACGCGGATGAGGCATGCGGTTTGGGTGGATCTGGTGAATTTGGGGTTGTGGATTGTTACCATGGGGTGGGTTGGGctgaggtggtggaggggggTGAAGGGGGGACAGGAGGgaggggagagagagatggaggatgttgagaaggCTGGTCCTTAG
- the hexA gene encoding putative Woronin body protein HexA, which yields MYSVESKFERDSRRDAQRTANLDFDARVPIPFSVFPSSYRSDAVPETTLTRVEGEVNLDRTSHVEREDTRTSAPLPDPRVYGREEVDIHISKDRLHAPSRKGDDFQVIYEDRAHKDSRVPEVELSRERWKRSENNAKQNKNKNNTSTRRSGDVLKAVSAKKVAPQAQTRADEKASYQLTQKARYRESTSRYEPLPPKPVYDQALESQLDITEREYRRRTDPTYDVNLSYGRHQAPVDSYQAYQPQQTSDVSLHRSKTEIDVSYDKAYTPKPLETRKGDSFSRSELTVESVPSRPSSASSISQVKVLKPYTAIDQPPARKMGYYDDDGNYHSFRRGVERAVDRITHPFHHHHHHHDREEVVIADERGPVRYRDGVREDVRIVEPRASKTTAESVPIPCHFIRIGDILILQGRPCQVIRISVSPQTGQHRYLGVDLFTRQLQEESSFVSNPSPSVVVQTMLGPVYKTYRILDLHEDGTITAMTETGDVKQALPVVTQGQLFRKIRDAFSEGRGSVRALVINDGGRELVVDYKVIHGSRL from the exons atgtactccgtagaaagTAAG TTCGAAAGGGATTCGAGAAGAGACGCCCAAAGGACAGCCAATCTGGACTTTGACGCTCGCGTCCCCATCCCCTTCAGTGTCTTCCCGTCGTCGTACCGGAGTGACGCTGTTCCTGAGACTACTCTGACTAGAGTAGAGGGAGAAGTCAATCTCGATCGTACTTCGCACGTCGAACGGGAAGATACTCGAAcctctgctcctcttcccgACCCTCGTGTCTacggaagagaagaagtcGATATCCATATCAGCAAGGACCGTCTCCACGCACCTTCTCGCAAGGGTGACGATTTCCAGGTCATCTACGAAGACCGTGCCCACAAGGATTCTCGCGTTCCTGAGGTAGAACTTTCGCGTGAAAG GTGGAAACGCAGCGAAAACAACgcaaaacaaaacaaaaacaaaaacaataCAAGCACCAGAAGAAGCGGTGACGTGCTGAAGGCTGTATCAGCCAAGAAAGTGGCACCACAAGCCCAGACTAGAGCGGATGAGAAAGCGAGCTATCAATTGACGCAAAAAGCTCG ATACCGTGAATCCACTTCTCGCTACGAACCTTTACCTCCCAAGCCCGTCTACGACCAGGCCCTTGAGTCCCAGCTTGACATCACTGAGCGAGAGTATCGTCGCCGTACCGACCCTACTTACGACGTCAACCTTTCGTACGGTCGTCACCAAGCTCCAGTAGACTCTTACCAAGCCTACCAGCCCCAACAGACTTCCGACGTCTCTCTCCATCGGTCTAAGACCGAGATCGACGTCTCTTACGACAAGGCCTACACCCCTAAGCCTCTCGAAACACGTAAGGGAGACTCCTTCAGCCGCAGCGAGCTTACAGTAGAGTCTGTCCCTTCTCGtccttcctccgcctcttcaatctctcaAGTCAAGGTCCTCAAGCCTTACACCGCTATCGACCAACCCCCTGCTCGCAAGATGGGTTactacgacgacgacggTAACTACCACTCCTTCCGCCGTGGTGTGGAGCGTGCTGTCGACCGCATCACGCATCCattccaccaccaccatcatcaccacgATCGTGAGGAAGTAGTCATCGCTGACGAACGTGGCCCAGTTCGTTACCGTGATGGCGTCCGCGAGGATGTTCGCATCGTCGAGCCCCGCGCAAGCAAGACCACTGCAGAATCCGTCCCCATCCCCTGCCACTTCATCCGCATCGGCGACATCCTGATTCTCCAGGGTCGCCCCTGCCAGGTGATCCGGATCTCCGTCTCCCCTCAGACCGGCCAGCACCGCTACTTGGGTGTCGACCTCTTCACCCGtcagctgcaggaggagtCCAGCTTCGTCTCCAACCCCTCCCCCTCGGTTGTCGTTCAGACCATGCTCGGTCCCGTCTACAAGACCTACCGCATTCTGGACCTCCACGAGGATGGCACCATCACCGCCATGACCGAGACCGGTGATGTCAAGCAGGCCCTCCCCGTCGTCACCCAGGGTCAGCTTTTCCGCAAGATTCGCGATGCTTTCTCTGAGGGCCGCGGTAGCGTCCGTGCTCTTGTCATCAACGATGGGGGGCGTGAGCTCGTCGTTGACTACAAGGTCATCCACGGTTCCCGTCTGTAA
- a CDS encoding alpha/beta fold hydrolase: MASLPLPPNVSSRFISTAALNFHILEAGYSPDRNRPLILLLHGFPELAFSWRKVLPRLAEAGYYAVAPDQRGFGRTTGWDTRSYNEVDLSTFSLTSLARDMVILVHALGYRSVRCVVGHDCGAVTAAMCALIRPDFFESVLLLSHPFNGTPSLPFNTATNPDHVHGTPGSGSGMESAASNSIHAELAQRNRKHYKWYYSTASASNEMNLPPGRLHEFLRGYFHLKSGSCARNCPRPLKTWTADELLQLPFYYIMPLDATMPEAIALDMENEPENAQQLSQAWLPDSDLEVYVAEYGRTGFQGGLNWYRVRTAADGRFTQDFDTFAGKKIEVPCAFVSGEMDWGIYQEPGALERMVNGEVCSDFKFLRLIEGVGHWAPQESPEEVSNAILRLVRSVE; encoded by the coding sequence ATGGCATCCCTCCCCCTTCCCCCTAATGTCTCCAGTCGATTCATCTCCACCGCCGCCCTCAACTTCCACATCCTGGAGGCCGGCTACTCTCCCGACCGCAACCGTCCTCTAatcctgcttctccatgGCTTCCCCGAACTGGCTTTCTCATGGCGTAAGGTCCTCCCCCGCCTAGCAGAAGCAGGATACTACGCCGTCGCCCCCGACCAGCGCGGATTCGGCCGCACCACAGGTTGGGACACCCGCAGCTACAATGAGGTAGACCTGTCCACCTTCTCGCTCACCTCGCTAGCACGAGACATGGTGATCCTCGTCCACGCCTTGGGGTACCGCTCCGTGCGCTGCGTCGTAGGCCACGACTGCGGCGCCGTAACCGCCGCGATGTGCGCATTGATTCGCCCAGATTTCTTCGAAAGCGTGCTCCTGCTGAGCCATCCGTTCAACGGCACGCCCTCACTACCATTCAACACTGCAACCAACCCTGACCATGTCCACGGTACCCCAGGGAGCGGGAGTGGCATGGAATCCGCcgccagcaacagcatccaTGCCGAGCTGGCCCAGCGCAACCGCAAACACTACAAATGGTACTACTCCACCGCTTCTGCAAGCAACGAGATGAATCTCCCCCCGGGTCGACTCCACGAGTTCCTGCGAGGATACTTTCACCTGAAGAGTGGCTCGTGCGCGCGCAACTGCCCGCGTCCGTTGAAGACCTGGACAGCAGATGAACTATTACAACTACCATTCTACTATATTATGCCGCTGGACGCTACCATGCCCGAAGCTATCGCGCTGGACATGGAAAACGAGCCGGAGAACGCCCAGCAGCTTTCGCAGGCCTGGCTACCGGATTCCGATCTGGAGGTCTATGTGGCGGAGTACGGGCGGACGGGGTTCCAGGGCGGGTTGAACTGGTATCGAGTGCGGACGGCAGCGGATGGCCGGTTTACGCAGGATTTCGACACTTTCGCGgggaagaagatcgaggTGCCTTGTGCTTTTGTGTCGGGGGAGATGGACTGGGGCATCTACCAGGAACCAGGGGCGTTGGAGAGGATGGTAAATGGGGAGGTGTGCAGCGATTTTAAGTTCCTGAGGTTGATCGAAGGCGTTGGACATTGGGCGCCACAGGAGAGCCCAGAGGAGGTTTCCAATGCGATTCTACGCCTAGTGCGTAGTGTCGAATGA
- the lysF gene encoding homoaconitase LysF — protein MFKRTGSLLLRCRASRVPVIGRPLISLSTSSTSLSLSRPRSFATTSLRRYTEASSSTTQTSPSSSSWPAPDAAPRVPQTLTEKIVQAYSLGLAEGQYVKAGDYVMLSPHRCMTHDNSWPTALKFMAIGASKVHNPDQIVMTLDHDVQNKSEKNLKKYESIEKFAKQHGIDFYPAGHGVGHQIMIEEGYAFPGTVTVASDSHSNMYGGVGCLGTPMVRTDAATIWATGRTWWKVPPIAKVQFTGTLPEGVTGKDVIVALSGLFNKDEVLNYAIEFTGSEETMKSLSVDTRLTIANMTTEWGALTGLFPIDSTLEQWLRHKAATASRTETARRFAEERINELFANPTVADRGARYAKYLYLDLSTLSPYVSGPNSVKVATPLDELEKHKLKIDKAYLVSCTNSRASDIAAAAKVFKDAVARTGGPVRVADGVEFYVAAASKAEQKIAEEAGDWQALMDAGAIPLPAGCAVCIGLGAGLLKEGEVGISASNRNFKGRMGSPDAKAYLASPEVVAASALNGVISGPGIYKRPEDWTGVSIGEGEVVESGSRIDTTLEAMEKFIGQLDSMIDSSSKAVMPEESTGSGATEVDIVPGFPEKIEGEILFLDADNISTDGIYPGKYTYQDDVTKDKMAQVCMENYDPAFSGIARAGDIFVSGFNFGCGSSREQAATSILAKQLPLVVAGSIGNTFSRNAVNNALPLLEMPRLIERLREAFGSEKQPTRRTGWTFTWNVRTSQVTVQEGPGGETWSQSVPAFPPNLQDIIAQGGLEKWVKKEISKA, from the exons ATGTTT AAACGCACCGGATCTTTGCTGCTTCGGTGCAGAGCATCGCGAGTCCCCGTTATCGGTCGACCTTTGATCTCAttatcaacctcctccacctccctGTCTCTATCTCGTCCTCGATCCTTTGCCACTACATCCCTTCGCCGTTACACGGAGGCATCATCCTCCACGACACAAACTTCTCCTTCGTCCTCGAGTTGGCCCGCTCCCGATGCCGCCCCCCGCGTCCCCCAGACCCTGACCGAGAAGATCGTCCAAGCATATTCTCTGGGCCTCGCCGAAGGCCAATACGTAAAGGCTGGAGACTATGTCATGCTTAGCCCTCACCGCTGCATGACCCACGACAACTCATGGCCCACCGCGCTCAAGTTCATGGCAATTGGCGCATCCAAGGTCCACAACCCCGACCAGATTGTGATGACCCTAGACCACGATGTCCAGAACAAGAGCGAGAAGAACCTAAAGAAATACGAATCGATTGAGAAGTTTGCCAAGCAACATGGCATCGACTTCTATCCAGCCGGTCACGGCGTCGGCCATCAGATCATGATTGAGGAGGGATATGCCTTCCCCGGCACCGTCACTGTGGCGAGTGACAGTCACTCCAACATGTACGGTGGAGTTGGTTGTCTTGGTACTCCCATGGTTCGTACCGATGCCGCGACCATCTGGGCTACCGGCCGTACCTGGTGGAAGGTCCCCCCTATCGCAAAGGTGCAGTTCACTGGCACCCTCCCCGAGGGTGTCACTGGAAAGGACGTCATTGTCGCTTTGTCAGGTCTCTTCAACAAAGACGAGGTTCTCAACTACGCCATTGAGTTTACTGGCTCGGAGGAGACCATGAAGAGTCTCTCTGTCGACACCCGTCTGACCATCGCCAACATGACCACCGAATGGGGTGCGCTGACCGGACTGTTCCCCATTGACTCGACCCTGGAGCAATGGCTGAGACACAAGGCCGCTACCGCATCACGGACAGAGACAGCGCGCCGATTCGCCGAGGAGCGTATCAACGAGTTGTTCGCCAACCCCACCGTCGCTGATCGTGGCGCCAGGTACGCCAAATACCTCTACCTGGATCTGTCGACCCTGTCGCCCTACGTTTCCGGACCGAACTCCGTCAAGGTCGCCACCCCCCTTGACGAACTGGAAAAGCACAAGCTGAAGATCGACAAAGCCTACTTGGTGTCCTGCACTAACTCGCGAGCGTCGGATATTGCCGCCGCGGCTAAGGTGTTTAAGGACGCCGTTGCCCGGACGGGTGGGCCTGTGAGGGTCGCGGACGGCGTTGAGTTCTACGTTGCGGCGGCTTCCAAGGCCGAACAGAAGATTGCAGAGGAGGCGGGTGACTGGCAAGCCCTGATGGACGCCGGCGCTATCCCCCTGCCAGCGGGGTGCGCCGTCTGTATTGGTCTGGGCGCCGGTCTTCTCAAGGAGGGCGAAGTTGGAATCTCGGCCAGTAACCGAAACTTCAAAGGCCGCATGGGTTCGCCTGATGCCAAGGCCTACCTTGCCAGTCCTGAAGTGGTTGCGGCCAGTGCAC TGAACGGTGTTATTAGCGGGCCTGGCATCTACAAGCGCCCCGAAGACTGGACCGGCGTTTCCATCGGCGAAGGTGAAGTTGTCGAGTCCGGCTCTCGCATCGACACCACTTTGGAAGCAATGGAGAAGTTCATTGGACAACTGGATAGCATGATCGACTCGTCGAGCAAGGCCGTGATGCCGGAAGAGTCGACTGGCTCCGGAGCCACTGAAGTCGACATCGTTCCCGGCTTCCCTGAGAAGATTGAGGGTGAAATACTCTTCCTTGATGCTGACAACATCAGCACTGATGGCATCTACCCTG GCAAATACACATACCAGGACGACGtcaccaaggacaagatggCACAGGTCTGCATGGAGAACTACGACCCTGCCTTCAGCGGCATTGCCCGCGCAGGAG ACATCTTCGTCTCCGGCTTCAACTTCGGCTGTGGCTCGTCCCGCGAGCAAGCCGCCACCTCCATCCTCGCTAAGCAGCTCCCTCTCGTCGTCGCCGGCAGCATCGGCAACACCTTCAGCCGCAATGCCGTCAACAACgccctccctctcctcgaGATGCCTCGCCTCATCGAGCGCCTGCGCGAAGCCTTTGGCAGCGAAAAGCAACCAACTCGTCGCACGGGCTGGACCTTCACCTGGAACGTGCGCACTTCCCAGGTCACTGTCCAGGAAGGCCCGGGCGGTGAAACCTGGAGCCAGAGCGTACCTGCTTTCCCTCCCAACCTGCAAGACATTATTGCCCAGGGTGGATTGGAGAAGTgggtgaagaaggagattaGCAAGGCTTGA